In Verrucomicrobiota bacterium, the sequence GAGCGCCTCGACCTTCTTCTGGAAGTCCTGCTCGTCGAGGCCGATGATGAACGACGGCTTGAACGTGGTGCTCAAGTGCTGCGGGTGCCAGAACAGGATGTGGGGCACGAGGTAGGGCTCGCCGGGCATATCGGTCTTGGTCAGCTTGCCGTAGAAGCGCGCCGCGATGCTGAGCTGATGCGACTGGATGTGGTCGGGGTGGTAGTCGTCCCAGTGGTGGCAGACCATGACGCGCGGCCGGTGCTCGCGCAGCACGGCGGCGATCTTCCGGCGCCCTTCGACGGTGTCGAACAGGTAGCGGTTCGGCAGGTCAAGCGTGATGCGCCACTGGACGCCGAGTACCTCGGCGGCACGGCGCATCTCATCGGCTCGGATCTCGGGCGAACCGTTGGGCGTCGGTTCGCCGTCGGTCAGGTCGAGGATGCCGACCTTGACGCCCTGGCGCCCGAGGCGGGCGATCGTGCCGCCCATGGTGATCTCGACGTCGTCGGGATGCGCGCCGATGGCGATGACGTCTACCATGCTGTTGCCCTCTGCCGAATGAATGGTCGAAGCCTGTCTGCTGGTCGGGGCCTCTCAGCGTCTTCTCAGACGGGATTCACAGGATCAACTGGACTGGAGGGATCCTGCTCATTCTGTACGTCCTGAACCGGCGAATCTGCCGCCCATTCACGAGCCGCCTCCGCGCGGCTGCGGCAGTTCGCGTCCGCCTCGCTTGAGTTCGCGCTCGATGATCTCGACGTAGTAGCGGTAGCGCTTCTCCGCGTCGTTGATCGGGCCGGGGAAAGTACGGGAGCGGTCGATGTAGACCAGCCCAACGGGAATCTCGACAACGCTTAATCCCCTAAGCCACGCTTGGATCCAGAACTGCATCGGGAAGCCATAGCCCGGCTCGCTGAGTTCAAGACGTTTGATCGCCTCGACCCGATACGCCTTGAAGCCGCAGAAGGCATCGGTGATGCCGTAACCGGTGACGGCGTTGATCATCGCCGTGATGCGCTCGTTGATGCAGCGCCGGTCCTCTGGCGGCTCCTCGTTGCTGCACCGCAGGTAGCGGCTGCCGCTGACGATATCAGCCGTGTCGAGCGCTTCGCAGAACTCGGCGATCAGGTGCGGCTCGTGCTGCCAATCGGCGTCTATCGTCATGACGTGATCGTAGCCGCCCTCGACGGCATGGTTGAAGCCGTCGATGAGGCTCCGGCCGTAACCAAGGTTCTTTCCATGAGTCAGGACGCGCACGCCGTCGGTGCGGGCGAGGAGCGCGGGCGTCTCGTCGGTCGAGCCGTCGTCGATGGCCAGGAGATCGGCGTCCTCGCAGGCGTACTTCTTGATCTCGGCGATGACGCCGTCGAGATACCGGGCCTCATTGTAGATCGGGATGACCACGAGGTGTTTCATGGTGAAAGCGCGTCGTCGGAGGCGTGCCCGGGCCGGTTCGACCGGTACTTGACGAGGCGCACGCGGCTGCCGCTCGCGTTGCGGTGCACCTCATCCATAAAGGCGCGTATGAGCATGACGCCGCGTCCGCCGGCACGGCACAGGTTCTCGTCGGCCGTGGGGTCTTTCACATGCGTGTAGTCGAACCCGGGGCCTTCGTCCTCGACGGTCATCTCGACACGCGAATCG encodes:
- a CDS encoding PIG-L family deacetylase encodes the protein MVDVIAIGAHPDDVEITMGGTIARLGRQGVKVGILDLTDGEPTPNGSPEIRADEMRRAAEVLGVQWRITLDLPNRYLFDTVEGRRKIAAVLREHRPRVMVCHHWDDYHPDHIQSHQLSIAARFYGKLTKTDMPGEPYLVPHILFWHPQHLSTTFKPSFIIGLDEQDFQKKVEALRCYASQFAAKDWLNDRMTAFNRYYGGLIGRPYGEPFVSKREIGLDSFDALL
- a CDS encoding glycosyltransferase family 2 protein produces the protein MKHLVVIPIYNEARYLDGVIAEIKKYACEDADLLAIDDGSTDETPALLARTDGVRVLTHGKNLGYGRSLIDGFNHAVEGGYDHVMTIDADWQHEPHLIAEFCEALDTADIVSGSRYLRCSNEEPPEDRRCINERITAMINAVTGYGITDAFCGFKAYRVEAIKRLELSEPGYGFPMQFWIQAWLRGLSVVEIPVGLVYIDRSRTFPGPINDAEKRYRYYVEIIERELKRGGRELPQPRGGGS
- a CDS encoding ATP-binding protein, with amino-acid sequence MSGPSDGATQSFCISRLEELAPVRQWLRDQLDGYGYPPHDLFAIRTAFEEAATNAITHGNASDPAKCVHIDLSVCDSRVEMTVEDEGPGFDYTHVKDPTADENLCRAGGRGVMLIRAFMDEVHRNASGSRVRLVKYRSNRPGHASDDALSP